The Phoenix dactylifera cultivar Barhee BC4 chromosome 9, palm_55x_up_171113_PBpolish2nd_filt_p, whole genome shotgun sequence genome window below encodes:
- the LOC108511107 gene encoding agamous-like MADS-box protein AGL14 codes for MVRGKTEMKLIENLTSRQVTFLKWRNDLLKKVFELSVLCDAKVTVIVFYLRGRLCEFSSTRFWLIIVEQQQQHYSFLLTHGSSKIS; via the exons aTGGTGAGAGGGAAGACGGAGATGAAGCTGATAGAGAACTTGACGAGCAGGCAGGTGACATTTTTGAAGTGGAGGAATGATCTTCTGAAGAAGGTGTTCGAGCTCTCAGTCCTTTGCGACGCCAAGGTCACCGTCATCGTCTTCTATCTCCGGGGAAGGCTATGTGAATTCTCCAGCACCAG GTTTTGGCTAATAATAGtagagcagcagcagcagcattaTTCGTTCCTCCTGACtcatggatcatctaaaatttcaTGA
- the LOC120111907 gene encoding uncharacterized protein LOC120111907 → MRYLLPGPNKASAICVIAILDHRILHSDENNHSRPFSPLSSSFRLVVGGQKGDMRDALSFSAAAAATVPKLPFCQLGSFPFLDLTKPTLLPYKTFYSHPLPSSSHPPHHHLPSRNPISASLRFVVAAAAAAEQAASMAAPSAAESKPFSVLFVCLGNICRSPAAEAVFRDLVRKRGLESKFWIDSAGTIGYHEGNPADSRMRAASKRRGIEVTSISRPIRPSDFKEFDLILAMDMQNRGGLQRPETPAGFGRRLGLQQRWVRPELAHLRGRPLLARCPP, encoded by the exons ATGAGATATTTGCTACCAGGCCCAAACAAGGCATCGGCGATTTGTGTGATTGCTATTCTCGACCACCGGATTTTGCATAGTGACGAAAATAACCATTCCCGACCCTTCTCTCCCCTCTCGTCTTCTTTCCGATTGGTGGTCGGTGGGCAGAAGGGGGACATGAGAGACGCCTTAAGCTTCAGTGCAGCAGCAGCGGCAACTGTACCGAAATTACCATTCTGCCAACTTGGTTCATTCCCCTTTCTTGATCTTACTAAACCCACTCTCCTCCCTTATAAAACCTTCTATTCACATcccctcccctcttcttctcatcCTCCCCATCATCATCTGCCCTCTCGGAATCCCATTTCCGCCTCTCTCCGGTTCGTCgtcgccgccgctgccgccgcaGAGCAAGCAGCATCCATGGCGGCGCCATCCGCTGCAGAGTCCAAGCCCTTCTCCGTGCTTTTCGTTTGCCTCG GCAACATCTGCCGAAGCCCTGCCGCGGAGGCCGTGTTCAGAGACCTTGTCCGCAAGAGGGGATTGGAGTCCAAATTCTGGATCGATTCCGCCGGCACCATCGGCTACCACGAA GGTAATCCAGCGGACTCAAGGATGAGGGCAGCATCCAAAAGGCGTGGGATCGAGGTGACTTCGATCTCGAGGCCGATTCGCCCCTCCGATTTCAAGGAGTTTGATCTCATACTAGCCATGGACATGCAAAACAGAG GGGGCTTACAGAGGCCCGAAACCCCGGCGGGATTTGGTAGGCGACTGGGTCTCCAACAACGATGGGTTCGTCCGGAGCTTGCCCATCTTCGTGGGCGGCCTCTCCTTGCTCGCTGTCCTCCTTAA